A single Gambusia affinis linkage group LG20, SWU_Gaff_1.0, whole genome shotgun sequence DNA region contains:
- the star2 gene encoding steroidogenic acute regulatory protein, mitochondrial produces the protein MLPAVVKLCCGISYPHLRSMSGLQRTAVAVMSKEITQMKHWAQIKHHIGKPAEPKTEVAVSEDQLFYIQHGKEALRKAVSMLEDREGWKLEIQENNGDVICSKVIPGAGKVFRLEAVLEASLEDLYDLLFVRVENMNEWNPSVQRIKVLKRAGTETIVTHEVSAETTGNLIGQRDFLSVRHSCKENSCLYLGGAAIQLESFPPLAGFVRAEDGPTCIVIKALDEDSTKSSFTWLLKMDVKGWLPKSIVNQGLPRAQLDFTRHLRKCLSLR, from the exons ATGCTGCCTGCTGTGGTGAAGCTCTGCTGTGGAATATCCTACCCACACCTTAGGAGCATGTCAG GGCTTCAACGCACAGCTGTAGCAGTGATGAGCAAGGAGATCACACAAATGAAGCATTGGGCGCAGATCAAACATCACATCGGAAAACCTGCCG AGCCCAAAACAGAAGTGGCAGTGAGTGAAGATCAGCTGTTTTACATACAACATGGCAAGGAAGCACTGAGGAAAGCTGTCAGCATGTTGGAGGACAGAGAGGGATGGAAGCTGGAAATTCAAGAG AACAACGGTGATGTGATCTGCAGCAAAGTGATCCCGGGGGCTGGGAAGGTCTTCAGGCTGGAGGCAGTACTGGAAGCCAGCTTGGAGGACCTCTATGACCTCCTGTTTGTCAGAGTTGAGAACATGAACGAGTGGAACCCGAGCGTACAGCGAATCAAA GTTTTAAAGCGAGCTGGAACTGAAACGATCGTGACTCATGAAGTTTCAGCTGAGACAACAGGGAATCTTATTGGACAAAGGGATTTTCTCAGCGTCAGACACAGCTGCAAAGAAAACTCCTGCCTTTATCTAGGAGGAGCAGCAATTCAGCTGGAGTCATTCCCACCTCTGGCTGGATTTGTGAG AGCTGAGGATGGGCCAACCTGCATCGTTATTAAAGCTCTGGATGAGGACTCAACGAAAAGCAGCTTTACATGGCTCCTCAAAATGGATGTAAAG GGCTGGCTGCCTAAGTCCATTGTCAATCAGGGTTTGCCTCGAGCTCAGCTGGATTTCACAAGACATCTTCGAAAATGTCTCAGTCTGAGATGA